The Alphaproteobacteria bacterium LSUCC0719 genome includes the window AAGCTGGCGCAAGCAAACAAGCCCCTAGAGTGAGTCTTCAATCAACAACAAAGACTGGTTCTGGTTCCAAGGTGGCCTCAAAAGCACACTCATGATTTTCCGTTGCTGGCCGTTCCGTGCGGCTGTCATAGTGAAGGCAGATGCCAGTGATTTCCAGTATGGACTACTATGCTTCGCGTGTCATAGCCTTCCGGGCTGTATCACTCTATGAATGATGAGAGGCTGTGATATGATTGACGAGCCAAAATTGTTACGGATCAAGCGTGACTTTCCACGGCCATCAGCGGCGGAAATTGAGGCACTTGCGACCGTCCCGACTGGCGTTGTGAATGACGCGCTTTGGGGGCGCGGTGCGCTTCATAAGGATATCAAACCTGTCGATCACCATCGTCAGATGGCCGCGCATGCAGTTGGTCCTGCATTAACCGTGGAAACGGGCCCCGCTGATATTCTTGCGCTGCTTGCCAGTTTGGCGTTTATCCAGCCTGGCGACATGGTTGTTCATTCTTTCAGTGCGCATCAAAACTGCGCGTCGGCAGGTGATCGTGTCTCGGGAATGATGAAGAACTGTGGTGCGTCCGGTTTTATCACGGACGGGCCAATGCGTGACTTGGTTGGTCTGCGTGAAGTGAATTTGCCCAGCTGGTGTTCAGGTTTGACACCTGCTTCTCCCTTCAGTAACGGGCCGGGCACAATCGGGATGGATATTCAAATAGGTGGCCAAACCGTTTGTAGCGGGGACGTGGTTGTCGCTGATTTGGACGGGGTTGTCGTGATCCCATTTAAGGAACTGGGCGCGGTTACCAAGCGGTGCCATGAGATCCTGAACCTTGAAACTGAATTGGATTCTAAAGTACGCAACGGGCTGACAGTGCCGCAAAATATCAAAGATCTGTTGGCAAGTGATCAGGTGGAGTTTGTCGACTGACGAAACGGTTCCTGCATCCCGGATGGCCTGCAAGATATGGTGTTTGATGTACGACGAAAGCTTTAGTCTTTGGTGAGTTGCTGTTGATAGTTATGGCACATCACGCTGCGGCTGTTCGAGATGCCGGTCATTTCGGGCCTAGCTTTTGCACAATTCTCGTCGGCCAATGGACATCTTGGATGGTAGAAACATCCTGAAGGAGGTGAAAGAGGCGACGGGACTTCACCTTCAATTGTATCAAAGTGAACAAGCTCATCATCATCAAGCACCAGCTTGGGGACCGAGCCAAACAATGCCGCCGTATAGGGATGCGCGGGATTTTCATAAACTTCATCCACTGGGCCCAATTCGACAATCTGACCGAGATACATGATCGCAATCCTGTCGCTGACATGTTGCACCACAGATAGATCATGGCTGATAAAAATGGTTGTCAGATCAAGGTCACGGGTCAGTTCCAGAAACAGATTGATGATTTGTGCCTGAATGGACACGTCTAGAGACGCCACAGGCTCATCACACACCAAAACATCAGGCTGCATGGCGAGGGCTCTGGCAATAGCGATGCGCTGTCTTTGCCCACCTGAAAACTGGTGTGGATACCGGTCGAGCCAGACAGGATCGAGGCCAACCCGCTCAAACCAGAGTGCAGCATAGGCGCGGGCATCGCTTTTTGTGGTGAGCCCGTGGGTGATTGGGCCTTCAGCAACCGTTTCTCCTACTTTCATGCGTGGATCAAGGCTGGCAAAGGGGTCTTGAAATACCGTCTGCACGCGGGTGGTAACCTTGGCGCCATTTCTAATTACGGGGCCCCCATCCAGAATTATCCGGCCAGAACTGGGCGATAATATCCCTGCGATCAAGCGGCCTAACGTTGACTTTCCACATCCAGATTCGCCTACCAGACCAATTGTTTCGCCCTTTGCTATGGATAAGGACACATTGGATACTGCATGAATGGAGCGGGTTTCAACTCTTGCCCCGAGTTTTGATGCAATCCTGTCCCCGGTTGTAAGGTTGGGGCCAAAGATCTTGCTGATGTTTTCAAGGCTTACAAAATCGGTCATGAAGTCACCTCGTCGACCTGGCCGACAGGGTCAAAGCATCGCCATCCTCTGTCACCATGCGTGACCATCTCAGGTGCCCGCTGGCAAATTTCAGTTGCACGCTGACATCGCGGCGCAAATGGACATCCAGACGGGAGAGACAAAAGTGATGGGGTGGTTCCCGGGATCTGTTTGAGGGGGCTGCCTGCTTTGGTCATCGCTGGTAGGGAGCCAATCAAGCCGGCTGTATAGGGATGTCGGGGGTTTCTCAGCAGACCAGCCGTTGGACCTTGTTCAACAATTCGTCCCGCATACATGACGGCTAATTTGGTGGCAAGGCTCGATACCACAGCAAGGTCATGGCTGATCCAGATCAATGCTGTACCCGTTTCCGCTGCAAGACCCCGCATCTGTTGAAGAATTTGTGCCTGAATGGAGACATCAAGAGCGGTGGTCGGTTCGTCAGCGATGATAACCGATGGTCGATGGAGTAGGGCTATGGCAATTGCAACTCGTTGTCGCATACCACCAGAGAATTCATGAGGGTAGGCATTCATTCTGGCGCGAGCAGATGGAATCCCTACCTTTGTTAGTAGATCCGCTGATCGGTCTGCCGCAGCACGGGCAGTGATTCGTTCATGTGCGGCGAGGGCCAGTCGCATTTGCTGGCCGATGGTGAGGACTGGGTTGAGTGTGGCGATGGGGTCTTGGAAAATCATGGAGATTTCCCGACCACGTAAGCGGCGCAATTCAGCATTGGAAAGAGTGGTCAGCTCCTTTCCCTTGAGCGTGATGGAGCCATTCACGATCCGCCCAGGTTCATCAACAAGACCAAGAAGTGAAAAGCCAGTTACAGTTTTCCCCGAACCGCTTTCACCAACCAGCCCCATAATTTCACCTTTGGCGAGATCAAAGCTAACATCATCTACCGCCTTGATTACGCCTGTGCGGGTGAAAAAATGGGTCGCAAGATTTTTAACGCTGAGCGCCGTTTCGGTCATTTGCGCAACCTCGGATTGAATTGGTCACGCACCTGGTCCCCAACGATGTTGATCGCAACAATAAGGATGATCAACGCAACACCGGGATACACAGAAATCCAGTAGCGTCCACTCATCATATAGGGGAAGCCGTTGGAGATCAGCATACCAAGTGAAGGTTCGGTAACGGGCAGGCCAAGGCCAAGAAAGCTCAGTGTGGCTTCAAGAGAAATCGAATTGGCAATCTGTACGGTTGCCACGACGATCAATGGTGGAGTGCAATTCGGCACAAGATGCCTTAATACCACCAGCCGGCTTCCAAGAGGTGTGGCTACAGCAGCTTCAATGTAGTCTTTGCCTTTCTCAGCTTTGGCCGCTCCATAAGCGGTGCGGGCAAAGTAGGCATATTGTGCGGCAACCAGCGCACTGATCAGCTGCACCTTTCCCTGCCCGAGTAAAGCGACAATCACCAACGCAAGCAGGATCGCGGGAAAAGATAGCTGAAGATCAACCAGCCGCATAATCAAACTTTCTATACGGCCACCTTTATAAGCCGCCAGAATCCCCAAGGCTGCGCCAATGCTCAGCGAAACAAACCCGGCAGCCAGACCAATCTGGATTGATATTCTCAATCCATAGAATATGGCTGAGAGAAGGTCTCGTCCCTGCGGATCAGTGCCAAGCAAATGAATGTATCCGCCCGAACCCACAAAACCGGGGGGACGACGGCTGTCCATCAGTGATAAATTGGCAAGATCGTAAGGGTTTTGAGGGGACACAAGAGACGCAAACAAGGCCAGCAGCATCAAAACCACAACAACCGACAAGGCCACAACAGCAATTTTGTTTTCTCTAAACTCGTGCCAGAACCGTGTGAGAGGTGTGTCTTGTCTGCTCATGATGTCACTCCACGCCGGACCCGGGGGTCTATCAGCGCAAAGGTCAGATCAATCAAAAAATTGATGGTTACAAAAAGAAAGGCCACGAGAACGAGATAGGCAACCATGACGGGCCGGTCCAGCACGGAAATGCTGTCGATGATTAGCTTGCCAACCCCAGGCCAGCT containing:
- a CDS encoding ABC transporter ATP-binding protein, with protein sequence MTETALSVKNLATHFFTRTGVIKAVDDVSFDLAKGEIMGLVGESGSGKTVTGFSLLGLVDEPGRIVNGSITLKGKELTTLSNAELRRLRGREISMIFQDPIATLNPVLTIGQQMRLALAAHERITARAAADRSADLLTKVGIPSARARMNAYPHEFSGGMRQRVAIAIALLHRPSVIIADEPTTALDVSIQAQILQQMRGLAAETGTALIWISHDLAVVSSLATKLAVMYAGRIVEQGPTAGLLRNPRHPYTAGLIGSLPAMTKAGSPLKQIPGTTPSLLSLPSGCPFAPRCQRATEICQRAPEMVTHGDRGWRCFDPVGQVDEVTS
- a CDS encoding ABC transporter ATP-binding protein, yielding MTDFVSLENISKIFGPNLTTGDRIASKLGARVETRSIHAVSNVSLSIAKGETIGLVGESGCGKSTLGRLIAGILSPSSGRIILDGGPVIRNGAKVTTRVQTVFQDPFASLDPRMKVGETVAEGPITHGLTTKSDARAYAALWFERVGLDPVWLDRYPHQFSGGQRQRIAIARALAMQPDVLVCDEPVASLDVSIQAQIINLFLELTRDLDLTTIFISHDLSVVQHVSDRIAIMYLGQIVELGPVDEVYENPAHPYTAALFGSVPKLVLDDDELVHFDTIEGEVPSPLSPPSGCFYHPRCPLADENCAKARPEMTGISNSRSVMCHNYQQQLTKD
- a CDS encoding ABC transporter permease, producing the protein MSRQDTPLTRFWHEFRENKIAVVALSVVVVLMLLALFASLVSPQNPYDLANLSLMDSRRPPGFVGSGGYIHLLGTDPQGRDLLSAIFYGLRISIQIGLAAGFVSLSIGAALGILAAYKGGRIESLIMRLVDLQLSFPAILLALVIVALLGQGKVQLISALVAAQYAYFARTAYGAAKAEKGKDYIEAAVATPLGSRLVVLRHLVPNCTPPLIVVATVQIANSISLEATLSFLGLGLPVTEPSLGMLISNGFPYMMSGRYWISVYPGVALIILIVAINIVGDQVRDQFNPRLRK
- a CDS encoding RraA family protein — translated: MIDEPKLLRIKRDFPRPSAAEIEALATVPTGVVNDALWGRGALHKDIKPVDHHRQMAAHAVGPALTVETGPADILALLASLAFIQPGDMVVHSFSAHQNCASAGDRVSGMMKNCGASGFITDGPMRDLVGLREVNLPSWCSGLTPASPFSNGPGTIGMDIQIGGQTVCSGDVVVADLDGVVVIPFKELGAVTKRCHEILNLETELDSKVRNGLTVPQNIKDLLASDQVEFVD